The Sporosarcina ureae genome includes a region encoding these proteins:
- a CDS encoding DUF1648 domain-containing protein, whose product METKKPKLDIEKPVVAKAFDVLVVALFVAALVYLVLQWNQFPDRIPAHFGADGEVDRYGSRMELLLLPVIGLVMWVGMGILEKYPHTYNYLNLRPDNVETQYRYGVLFMNVTKNISTLLFVFLIWQTTDIALARIDSLHMSLFITILVLLFGSMGVYLYKVMKL is encoded by the coding sequence ATGGAGACGAAAAAACCGAAGCTAGACATAGAGAAACCTGTTGTTGCAAAAGCGTTCGATGTGTTGGTTGTCGCTTTATTCGTTGCGGCTCTCGTCTATTTAGTGTTGCAATGGAATCAATTCCCGGACCGTATTCCTGCGCATTTTGGTGCGGACGGGGAAGTGGACCGTTACGGTTCGAGGATGGAATTACTGCTGTTACCGGTCATTGGTCTCGTCATGTGGGTAGGGATGGGAATATTAGAGAAGTATCCGCATACGTATAACTACTTGAATTTACGTCCGGATAACGTAGAAACCCAGTACCGCTATGGTGTGCTATTTATGAATGTCACCAAAAACATTTCGACACTATTATTTGTCTTTTTAATATGGCAGACGACCGATATCGCTTTGGCTCGAATTGATTCATTACACATGTCTCTCTTTATCACGATACTTGTCCTGTTATTCGGTTCGATGGGTGTTTATCTATATAAAGTAATGAAATTGTAG
- a CDS encoding undecaprenyl-diphosphate phosphatase codes for MELFDLIKALILGFVEGMTEFAPVSSTGHLIIVDDMWLKTEEFLGKYPAITFKIVIQLGSILAVVVVFWKRLFSLVGLYKVDSGVKMSERFNLLHVIVGMLPAVIFGFAFKDLIDDYLFGVETVIYALVAGALLMIAADKFGPKKPRVQTLDQITYKQAFTVGLVQCLSLWPGFSRSGATISGGVLFGMNHRTAADFTFIMAVPIMMGASLVSVLKNWEYMSMDAIGFYVVGFLSAFVFALISIRFFLKLISKVKLMPFAIYRIVLAAILAVIVFL; via the coding sequence ATGGAATTATTTGATTTAATTAAAGCACTAATTTTAGGATTCGTAGAAGGAATGACGGAATTCGCGCCCGTTTCTTCGACAGGTCATTTGATTATTGTCGACGATATGTGGTTGAAGACAGAAGAATTCCTTGGGAAATATCCCGCAATTACGTTTAAGATCGTGATTCAGCTCGGTTCGATCTTAGCTGTAGTCGTTGTATTTTGGAAACGTCTATTTAGTTTAGTCGGTCTGTATAAAGTGGATAGCGGAGTGAAGATGAGTGAACGCTTCAACTTGCTGCACGTCATCGTCGGTATGTTGCCGGCTGTAATTTTCGGTTTTGCGTTCAAGGATTTGATCGATGATTATTTATTTGGCGTGGAAACGGTTATTTATGCGCTAGTTGCTGGTGCATTGCTGATGATTGCCGCGGATAAGTTTGGGCCGAAAAAGCCACGGGTACAGACGTTGGATCAGATTACATATAAACAGGCATTTACAGTGGGATTGGTTCAGTGTTTGTCATTGTGGCCAGGGTTCTCTCGTTCGGGTGCGACGATTTCCGGAGGTGTGTTGTTCGGGATGAATCACCGGACGGCTGCTGATTTTACGTTCATCATGGCGGTTCCGATTATGATGGGCGCGAGTCTAGTGTCGGTGTTGAAGAACTGGGAGTATATGTCGATGGATGCCATCGGGTTTTACGTGGTTGGTTTCTTGAGTGCGTTTGTGTTCGCGCTAATTTCGATCCGTTTCTTCCTGAAGTTGATTTCGAAAGTCAAGCTGATGCCGTTTGCGATTTATCGTATTGTGTTGGCAGCAATCTTGGCAGTAATTGTGTTTTTATAA
- a CDS encoding DinB family protein, which produces MGTLQQFSMARGYTLSRIKQAGEHAWDAQPEGFSNTVRWNVGHIYTFTEDFLNRAMNEYPVDKPEWAEFFAPGTSPSTWPSIPPSEEELVAAMKDQGKRISQLTEQQLAHRLSTPLSIGKLLTMETVEEVLQLLTWHEGLHAGLMDGLLKVTK; this is translated from the coding sequence ATGGGTACATTGCAACAGTTCTCTATGGCAAGAGGCTATACGTTAAGCCGTATTAAACAAGCAGGTGAACACGCGTGGGACGCTCAACCTGAAGGTTTTTCTAATACTGTACGATGGAATGTAGGACATATCTATACATTTACTGAAGACTTTCTGAATCGTGCAATGAACGAATACCCAGTCGACAAGCCGGAATGGGCAGAATTCTTTGCACCAGGAACGAGCCCGTCGACCTGGCCGAGTATTCCTCCGTCAGAAGAGGAGTTGGTCGCTGCGATGAAAGACCAAGGCAAGCGAATTTCGCAACTGACCGAACAACAGCTGGCGCATCGATTGAGTACCCCGCTTTCGATCGGTAAGCTACTTACGATGGAAACTGTCGAGGAAGTTTTACAACTTCTTACATGGCACGAAGGGTTGCATGCAGGTTTGATGGATGGTTTACTAAAGGTTACTAAATAA
- a CDS encoding MBL fold metallo-hydrolase: MNIIPLGIWGGYPKANSATSSFLIEHEGFHCLFDCGSGVLSSLQNHIELDQLDAVVISHYHADHIADIGSLQYSRLIQYYLGQPSPVLPIYSHARDKEQFEKLSYKEQTRGIEIRENQSVQIGPFTVTFCPTIHPVYCLAMKFTVDGQSAVFTADTEWSDKLVTFSQHADIVFCEANLYEEHLGKAPGHLAGSQAGALAKQAEVGQLILTHLPHHGDINEILNEAKKTFSGSVEIAEVGKKYTIL; this comes from the coding sequence ATGAATATCATCCCTTTAGGTATCTGGGGCGGCTATCCGAAAGCGAACAGCGCCACTTCTTCATTTCTCATCGAACACGAAGGATTTCATTGCCTATTCGACTGCGGTAGCGGCGTACTATCTTCCCTGCAAAATCATATCGAACTGGACCAACTTGACGCAGTTGTCATCAGTCACTATCACGCGGATCACATCGCGGACATCGGCAGCCTACAATACAGCCGCCTGATCCAGTATTATCTCGGACAACCATCACCCGTCTTACCCATTTACAGTCACGCGCGAGACAAAGAACAATTTGAGAAGCTTTCATATAAAGAACAAACACGAGGAATCGAAATCCGAGAAAATCAATCCGTCCAAATCGGTCCATTTACCGTCACATTCTGTCCAACCATCCATCCCGTCTACTGCCTCGCCATGAAGTTCACCGTAGACGGTCAGTCCGCGGTTTTCACAGCCGACACGGAATGGTCCGACAAGCTCGTGACATTCTCGCAACACGCTGATATCGTATTCTGCGAGGCCAATCTCTACGAAGAACACCTCGGTAAAGCACCAGGTCACCTAGCCGGCAGTCAAGCAGGCGCACTGGCAAAGCAAGCAGAAGTGGGGCAACTCATCCTCACCCATTTGCCACATCATGGTGATATTAATGAAATATTAAATGAAGCAAAGAAAACGTTTAGTGGTTCGGTAGAGATTGCGGAAGTTGGGAAGAAGTATACAATACTTTAA
- a CDS encoding sensor histidine kinase, translating to MNKNIKLAIWSALVTLVLIALPSVIHYAPQLVGKSFTDQEDFTYRMEQVYDNLSATVLNPVDLKKAEKELTVSRDEIEEYRQRYGTLSEQLDNIQQQYAERIAEAKSEKNETVLLALVKERNTKLEDIQKNFESDQYVENKIRSEKAKALARQIKETENNRQTNIPIAYDLVNVETGERFTRGDVEVTSLFQQQFTDATGYFKANSAVYDNGYSDYSMEQQSMFTDDDVEGISNPPQYFEGTIIIPSDATVLNDMAKENDQFIRGKYLLYAFWVLGFLALVALFTVVKFQKEWVLQSRLAAAYSRWKLDVKVVLLLLTAFILTLYIESAIFNIFNQFRYVSLGTISNIAVSFLLIGVLFTALLAFQAVHLFRLYREPGQLMEDWRESFTMQFAKDVRDTFSNRTIGVQLSLLLMIFFLAGVGLVGGFMHPALIVIYAFCVLFVALPALFIFVKKTAYLNRILAATNDMAAGHLTQAIPVKGNSQLAKHAANLNNLREGVRVSINEQAKSERLKTELITNVSHDLRTPLTSIITYTDLLKDETLTAKERAKYVGILDQKSQRLKTLIEDLFEVSKMASGNMEMVKQRVELNQLIQQALAEHAEELAEQDLHIRTTLPEEPIFAMVDGQKWWRVLDNLFINIWKYSLPGTRVYVNLQQVGSTARIVLKNVARYELGDTTDELLERFKRGDESRQTEGSGLGLAIAQSIVELHGGRMEVEVDGDLFKVTIDVVSG from the coding sequence ATGAATAAAAATATAAAACTGGCCATCTGGTCCGCGCTAGTAACACTGGTATTGATCGCATTGCCGTCTGTGATTCATTACGCACCGCAACTTGTTGGTAAGTCATTTACCGACCAAGAAGATTTTACCTACAGAATGGAACAAGTATATGATAATCTGTCGGCTACCGTACTGAATCCAGTCGACTTGAAAAAAGCGGAGAAGGAATTAACGGTATCTCGAGATGAAATTGAAGAATACCGACAGCGATACGGTACGCTTTCTGAACAGCTCGATAATATTCAGCAACAATATGCAGAACGAATAGCGGAAGCGAAAAGCGAGAAAAATGAAACGGTATTATTGGCTCTAGTCAAGGAGCGAAATACGAAACTAGAAGATATTCAAAAGAACTTTGAAAGCGATCAGTATGTGGAAAATAAAATCCGTTCGGAAAAGGCAAAAGCTTTAGCGCGTCAGATTAAAGAAACTGAAAATAATCGGCAAACGAATATTCCCATTGCCTATGATCTCGTGAATGTTGAAACGGGTGAACGATTTACTCGAGGAGATGTTGAGGTTACGTCACTTTTCCAACAACAATTTACGGATGCGACAGGATATTTTAAGGCGAACTCGGCTGTGTATGACAATGGATACTCTGACTATTCCATGGAACAACAATCGATGTTCACAGATGACGATGTGGAAGGCATTAGCAACCCTCCTCAATATTTTGAAGGAACCATTATCATTCCATCGGATGCGACGGTGTTAAATGATATGGCCAAGGAAAACGATCAATTCATCCGTGGAAAGTATCTGTTATACGCTTTCTGGGTTCTCGGTTTTCTTGCCCTTGTGGCGTTGTTTACAGTGGTGAAGTTCCAGAAAGAATGGGTGCTTCAGTCAAGGTTGGCTGCTGCGTATTCACGCTGGAAACTAGATGTGAAAGTAGTTCTTTTGCTACTGACTGCTTTTATACTGACACTATACATCGAATCAGCGATCTTCAACATTTTCAATCAGTTTAGATACGTCAGCTTGGGGACGATCAGTAATATAGCCGTCAGTTTCTTGTTGATCGGTGTACTGTTTACCGCGCTGTTGGCGTTTCAGGCTGTTCATTTATTTAGGCTATATCGCGAACCTGGGCAATTGATGGAAGATTGGCGTGAAAGTTTTACTATGCAATTTGCCAAAGATGTTAGGGACACGTTCAGTAATCGTACGATCGGTGTACAGTTATCGTTATTACTCATGATCTTTTTCCTTGCTGGCGTAGGCTTGGTTGGTGGATTCATGCACCCAGCGCTCATCGTGATTTACGCCTTTTGTGTATTATTTGTCGCGCTACCCGCATTATTCATTTTCGTGAAAAAAACAGCCTATTTGAATCGCATATTGGCTGCAACGAACGATATGGCGGCGGGGCATCTGACGCAGGCGATACCGGTCAAAGGTAATTCGCAGCTTGCGAAACATGCCGCGAACTTGAACAATCTTCGCGAAGGAGTTCGTGTGTCGATCAATGAACAAGCGAAAAGTGAACGGTTAAAAACGGAGCTGATCACGAATGTCAGCCATGACTTACGGACACCGCTTACATCCATTATTACCTATACCGATTTATTGAAAGATGAGACGTTAACTGCGAAAGAACGAGCGAAGTACGTCGGCATTCTGGATCAGAAATCACAGCGCTTGAAAACGCTTATTGAAGATTTATTCGAAGTATCAAAAATGGCAAGCGGCAATATGGAAATGGTGAAGCAACGTGTAGAGTTGAATCAGTTGATCCAGCAAGCGTTAGCAGAACATGCGGAAGAACTCGCTGAGCAAGATTTGCATATCCGAACTACTTTACCTGAAGAACCAATCTTCGCGATGGTGGACGGACAAAAGTGGTGGAGAGTACTTGATAATCTGTTCATCAATATATGGAAGTATTCATTGCCAGGTACGAGAGTATATGTCAATCTTCAGCAAGTGGGGTCGACTGCACGCATTGTGTTGAAAAATGTGGCGAGATATGAACTTGGTGATACTACGGATGAATTGTTAGAACGCTTTAAGCGCGGCGATGAATCCAGACAGACGGAAGGTTCCGGTTTAGGATTGGCTATTGCCCAATCTATTGTCGAGCTGCATGGCGGCCGGATGGAAGTAGAAGTCGATGGAGATTTATTCAAAGTGACGATTGATGTCGTAAGTGGGTAA
- a CDS encoding sensor histidine kinase, giving the protein MKAIIGRTVLMTLMFSTIVAGFFYLFIDVSIAEYQSLLLDTEAADMPLLAWLFTTIFLISLGIASWMSLNSRTKENIISGKLQDLYAKQEFTTSNKMKKQTNRSIEQLYEVLEAQRNSLRKITDERVETQDKMIQERIVQERQRLARELHDSVSQQLFAASMLLSALAEQAEEGPISKPLQQVERMVQQAQLEMRALLLHLRPAALHNQTLAKGLEELLNELQEKVTFDITHRLEDMELSKGAEDHLFRIAQETLSNTLRHAQATEVEILLIERDGLAILRVQDNGVGFKQDDGKGGSYGLQNVKERAIEIGGSCKIVSVPSQGTIVEVKLPILKGELADDSSAVGR; this is encoded by the coding sequence ATGAAAGCAATCATTGGTCGCACCGTTCTTATGACGTTGATGTTTAGTACGATTGTCGCGGGTTTTTTCTATCTGTTCATTGATGTATCCATCGCTGAATATCAGAGCTTGCTACTTGATACAGAAGCTGCGGATATGCCGTTGCTTGCCTGGTTGTTCACGACGATTTTCCTCATCAGTTTAGGAATTGCTAGCTGGATGAGTCTGAACAGTAGAACGAAGGAGAATATCATTAGTGGGAAACTGCAGGATTTGTATGCTAAACAAGAGTTTACCACCTCAAATAAAATGAAAAAACAGACCAACCGTTCAATTGAACAGTTATATGAAGTACTTGAAGCGCAGCGAAACAGTTTGCGTAAAATTACGGATGAGCGTGTTGAAACACAAGATAAAATGATTCAAGAACGAATCGTTCAAGAACGTCAACGATTGGCAAGGGAACTGCATGACTCGGTGTCGCAACAATTGTTTGCGGCGTCCATGCTATTGTCGGCACTTGCGGAACAGGCGGAAGAAGGTCCGATCAGCAAGCCGTTACAGCAAGTAGAACGAATGGTTCAGCAAGCACAGCTAGAAATGCGGGCGTTGCTTCTCCACTTACGTCCGGCTGCACTGCATAACCAAACGCTTGCGAAAGGTCTCGAAGAGTTATTGAATGAACTACAGGAAAAAGTGACGTTCGATATTACACATCGATTAGAAGATATGGAGTTGTCTAAAGGTGCGGAAGATCATTTATTCCGTATTGCACAGGAAACGTTATCGAATACACTTCGCCATGCGCAGGCAACGGAAGTAGAGATTTTATTGATCGAACGAGATGGTTTGGCGATTTTGCGCGTGCAAGATAATGGAGTTGGATTTAAGCAAGATGACGGTAAAGGTGGATCATATGGTCTGCAGAATGTGAAGGAACGTGCGATTGAGATCGGAGGCAGTTGTAAGATTGTTTCAGTGCCATCTCAAGGAACGATCGTAGAAGTGAAATTACCGATTTTGAAAGGGGAGCTGGCGGATGATTCGAGTGCTGTTGGTAGATGA
- a CDS encoding class I SAM-dependent rRNA methyltransferase: protein MSKLVEIQLNAQGAVAVKKGYPLILKDAVMSSEIQAKEGSLIRLTDRYHKYLATGYYGIQNKGIGWVLTSNEKEEIDFDFFDQKMATAFERREAYANDPDTTAYRLFNGEGDGIGGLTIDYFDGYYMVSWYSEGIYAFRHHVYNVLDKRGDYKAVYEKKRFDSKGQYVEQDDFVKGTPGDFPIIIKENGMNFAIDLNDGAMTGIFLDQRDVREAIRDNYSEGREVLNTFSYTGAFSVAAALGGAVKTTSVDLAKRSVAKTIEQFSVNGIDYEQQDIKVMDVFDYFRYAKRHDMKYGLVVLDPPSFARSKKYTFSTAKDYPMLMKEAIAVTEKNGIIVASTNNASFSMKKFKGFIEQAFKETDIRYKVLEESTLPRDFRTPRDYPEFNYLKVVIVQKLR from the coding sequence ATGAGTAAATTAGTGGAAATACAGTTAAATGCACAGGGCGCGGTGGCTGTGAAGAAGGGGTATCCTTTGATTTTGAAGGATGCTGTGATGAGTAGTGAGATTCAGGCGAAGGAAGGTAGTTTGATTCGTCTGACGGATCGGTACCATAAGTATTTGGCTACGGGTTATTATGGAATTCAAAATAAAGGAATCGGCTGGGTGCTGACTTCGAATGAAAAAGAAGAAATTGATTTTGATTTCTTTGATCAGAAAATGGCTACAGCTTTTGAGCGTCGTGAAGCGTATGCGAATGATCCGGATACGACGGCTTACCGTTTGTTTAATGGGGAAGGCGATGGCATCGGTGGTTTGACGATCGATTATTTCGATGGCTATTATATGGTGAGTTGGTACAGTGAAGGTATTTATGCGTTCCGTCACCACGTCTATAATGTGTTGGATAAGCGCGGGGATTATAAAGCGGTCTATGAGAAAAAGCGTTTTGATTCGAAGGGGCAGTATGTCGAGCAAGATGATTTTGTTAAAGGAACGCCAGGAGATTTCCCGATCATTATTAAGGAGAATGGCATGAACTTTGCGATTGATTTGAATGATGGCGCGATGACTGGGATTTTCCTTGATCAGCGTGATGTTCGCGAGGCCATTCGGGACAATTATTCGGAAGGTCGCGAAGTGTTGAATACATTCTCTTATACCGGGGCATTTTCAGTTGCAGCTGCTCTAGGTGGTGCGGTGAAAACGACAAGTGTGGATTTGGCGAAGCGCAGTGTGGCGAAGACGATTGAGCAGTTCAGTGTCAATGGGATCGATTACGAGCAACAAGACATTAAAGTAATGGATGTTTTTGATTATTTCCGTTATGCGAAGCGTCACGACATGAAATATGGATTAGTAGTACTGGATCCGCCGAGCTTTGCGCGTTCGAAGAAGTACACATTTAGTACAGCGAAGGATTATCCTATGCTAATGAAAGAAGCGATTGCGGTTACGGAGAAGAACGGTATTATTGTAGCTTCTACGAATAACGCAAGCTTTAGTATGAAGAAGTTCAAAGGCTTTATTGAGCAAGCTTTCAAAGAGACGGATATTCGCTATAAAGTACTGGAAGAATCTACATTACCAAGAGACTTCCGTACGCCACGAGACTATCCTGAATTTAATTATTTAAAAGTCGTTATTGTGCAGAAGTTGCGTTAA
- a CDS encoding response regulator transcription factor — translation MAEFTVLVADDDKEIREGIEIYLKNEGYRVLKAKDGQEALELLALNEIHLLILDIMMPNMDGITATFKIREMQNIPIIMLSAKVEDSDKIHGLSVGADDYVTKPFHPLELMARVKSQLRRYVQLGTYEGQKVIEVNGLVLNEEEKELTVDGTPVRLTPIEFKITELLMKHPGRVFSINEIYERVWNEQAYNAENIVAVHIRKIREKIEADPKNPRYVKVVWGVGYKIEK, via the coding sequence ATGGCAGAGTTTACAGTGCTTGTGGCGGATGACGATAAGGAAATTCGCGAGGGAATTGAAATTTATTTGAAAAATGAAGGGTATCGTGTACTGAAAGCGAAAGATGGTCAAGAAGCGCTAGAGCTACTGGCGTTGAATGAAATCCATTTATTGATTTTAGATATTATGATGCCGAATATGGATGGGATCACCGCAACATTCAAAATACGGGAAATGCAAAACATTCCCATTATCATGTTGAGTGCGAAAGTGGAAGACTCGGATAAAATTCATGGTTTGTCGGTAGGTGCAGACGACTATGTTACGAAGCCATTCCATCCGCTGGAGTTGATGGCTCGAGTGAAGTCGCAACTCCGTCGGTACGTGCAGCTCGGAACATATGAAGGCCAAAAAGTCATTGAAGTCAATGGCCTAGTTTTGAATGAAGAAGAGAAGGAGCTGACAGTGGATGGGACACCGGTTCGGTTAACGCCAATTGAATTCAAAATTACGGAGCTACTGATGAAACATCCGGGACGTGTATTTTCAATTAATGAAATATATGAACGCGTGTGGAATGAACAGGCATATAACGCAGAAAATATCGTAGCAGTGCATATACGAAAAATACGAGAGAAAATTGAAGCGGATCCGAAAAATCCGCGGTATGTGAAGGTGGTGTGGGGCGTTGGCTATAAAATCGAAAAATAG
- a CDS encoding response regulator transcription factor, which translates to MIRVLLVDDHEMVRIGVSTYLQMQPDIEVIAEAENGQVGVVKALDLRPDIILMDMVMPVMNGAEATAAIIDKWPEAKVIIVTSFLDDDKLYPALEAGAVSYILKTSNAKRVADAIRETMQGQTVLEPEVTSKMMTKMRGGQTHALHDELTERELEVLLLLAKGKSNQEIADELFIALKTVKTHVSNLLSKLEVQDRTQAVIYAFQNKLTE; encoded by the coding sequence ATGATTCGAGTGCTGTTGGTAGATGATCACGAAATGGTGCGCATTGGTGTATCGACGTATTTGCAGATGCAGCCGGATATCGAAGTAATTGCGGAGGCGGAAAATGGTCAGGTCGGTGTTGTGAAAGCACTCGATTTACGTCCGGATATTATTTTGATGGATATGGTCATGCCGGTGATGAATGGTGCCGAGGCGACGGCTGCGATTATTGACAAGTGGCCGGAAGCAAAGGTAATTATCGTTACCAGCTTCCTCGACGATGATAAATTATATCCCGCACTTGAAGCGGGGGCTGTCAGCTATATTTTGAAAACGTCCAATGCGAAGCGTGTGGCGGATGCTATTAGGGAAACGATGCAGGGGCAAACTGTGCTCGAGCCCGAAGTAACATCTAAAATGATGACAAAAATGCGCGGCGGCCAGACACATGCCTTGCATGATGAGTTAACCGAACGTGAGCTAGAAGTATTATTACTATTGGCGAAGGGTAAATCGAATCAGGAAATAGCGGATGAACTATTCATTGCGTTAAAAACGGTTAAGACTCACGTTAGTAATCTATTATCGAAATTGGAAGTCCAAGACCGCACACAGGCGGTTATTTATGCGTTTCAAAATAAATTAACGGAATAA
- the liaF gene encoding cell wall-active antibiotics response protein LiaF has translation MAKKDSTNVSVYFLALLTIAFVESMLFSNGNVIFLLLGWGFLDYGYRKREKWTAITGIVFIVIALLTLWSVRLLILAIVLYIIMKLWKGTPASEVFGDLQQPRARRSQGMWRNRLFSVQSTPFTTYEWEDMHLQGFFGDVHVDVTDTVLPKGASFISIRQNFGKVRIELPYDIPVRIHYATLYGEASILDKAPRQLFNETIQEHEGYETKRPNDPELIISIFTWIGDVEVRRK, from the coding sequence ATGGCTAAGAAGGATTCTACTAACGTTTCAGTATATTTTCTTGCTCTTTTGACGATTGCATTCGTCGAATCGATGTTGTTTTCGAACGGTAATGTCATCTTCCTCCTTCTCGGTTGGGGATTTCTCGATTACGGTTATCGAAAACGAGAAAAGTGGACAGCGATTACAGGTATCGTCTTTATAGTTATTGCGCTTTTGACTTTATGGAGTGTACGTCTGCTAATTTTAGCAATTGTCTTGTATATTATCATGAAGTTATGGAAAGGCACGCCTGCTAGTGAAGTGTTTGGAGATTTGCAACAGCCTCGAGCTAGACGCTCGCAAGGGATGTGGAGGAACCGCTTATTCTCAGTTCAATCCACACCATTTACGACGTATGAATGGGAAGATATGCATCTACAAGGGTTTTTCGGTGATGTGCATGTCGATGTGACGGATACGGTATTGCCTAAAGGAGCTTCCTTTATTTCGATTCGTCAAAATTTCGGTAAAGTGCGTATTGAATTGCCTTATGATATCCCAGTGCGCATTCATTATGCCACGTTGTATGGTGAAGCGAGTATATTAGACAAAGCTCCACGGCAATTATTCAATGAAACGATACAGGAACATGAAGGCTATGAAACGAAGCGACCGAATGATCCTGAGTTGATTATTTCGATATTTACTTGGATCGGCGATGTGGAGGTGCGTAGAAAATGA
- a CDS encoding PspA/IM30 family protein, producing MNAFWHKVKYTIQEDLNSLMDKPQKKENPLELLNQYFLDAQKQTAEIGKLLERQGRLKEELENECQDADLMAMKRRRQLELAEATGDAELIAFAQDEVEAYEGRVARLSASIQDATQELLSLERKFEEMKHRVKDMRVRQLQLMGKENVTRAQEKMDRFVKPDSSFSTLDDLHSYIENLGGGTKTPQSHSSMEQRLDSLEKSNAKKQDIV from the coding sequence ATGAACGCATTTTGGCACAAAGTGAAATATACGATACAAGAAGATTTGAATAGTTTGATGGATAAGCCACAGAAGAAAGAAAATCCGCTAGAGCTACTGAATCAGTATTTCCTAGATGCGCAAAAGCAAACAGCGGAAATCGGTAAGTTGCTGGAACGCCAAGGCAGACTGAAAGAAGAATTGGAAAACGAATGTCAGGATGCGGATTTGATGGCGATGAAACGTCGTCGTCAGCTGGAGCTCGCTGAAGCGACGGGAGATGCAGAGTTAATCGCGTTTGCACAAGACGAAGTAGAAGCGTATGAAGGTCGAGTTGCCCGTTTGTCTGCGAGCATCCAAGACGCTACGCAAGAGTTGCTGTCATTGGAACGGAAGTTTGAAGAAATGAAGCATCGCGTGAAAGATATGCGTGTTCGCCAGTTGCAATTGATGGGCAAGGAGAATGTGACGCGTGCGCAGGAAAAGATGGATCGATTCGTCAAGCCGGATTCATCATTTTCAACGCTTGACGACTTGCATTCGTACATTGAAAACCTGGGCGGAGGAACGAAAACACCACAATCACACTCGTCCATGGAACAACGTTTAGATTCATTAGAGAAATCTAACGCAAAAAAGCAAGATATTGTGTAA
- a CDS encoding ABC transporter permease → MKKFGLVVLGIVAGLILAINVGPIIALAVTGVIALVSYHYWRKSHSMFAKVFWMTILIISVISSISNIGAFIGIIALIGIYYVYRKWNDRHVNPDVLTNDPFTNFERQWNELTK, encoded by the coding sequence ATGAAGAAATTTGGATTAGTTGTACTAGGAATTGTAGCAGGTTTAATTTTAGCTATAAACGTAGGGCCCATCATCGCCTTAGCTGTAACAGGGGTGATCGCGCTTGTGAGCTACCACTACTGGAGAAAAAGCCACTCGATGTTCGCAAAAGTGTTTTGGATGACGATCTTGATCATCAGCGTAATCAGCTCGATTTCAAACATCGGTGCATTCATTGGAATCATCGCATTGATTGGAATCTATTATGTATATCGCAAATGGAATGACCGCCATGTAAACCCGGACGTCCTAACCAACGACCCGTTCACAAATTTCGAGCGCCAGTGGAATGAACTGACAAAATAA